One Enterococcus silesiacus genomic window carries:
- a CDS encoding beta-ketoacyl-[acyl-carrier-protein] synthase II, translated as MKRVVITGMGAVTPLGNTVKEYWQNLVNGTLGIAKITKFDSEDTGVALAGEVKDFDPSEVLERKEQKRMDLFSQYGVVAAMEAWKMSGLTSETIDPKRFGVIVGSGIGGMTTLQDQVRVMDKKGAKRVTPFFVPMVIANMASGNISIKLGAKGPSQTIVTACASATNAIGEAFRTIKYGLADMMITGGTEATICEIGIAGFAALSALNTTEDPARASIPFDKERHGFVMGEGAGMLMLEELEHAQKRGATILGEIVGYGSNCDASHMTAPLKDGSGAADAIELALAEAAIDASAVGYVNAHGTSTPANDAAETAALKRVFGERAYDIPISSTKSMTGHLLGAAGGIEAIACVKTLQEGVAHPTVGYQVEDPECDLDYVTEGSRPVQAEYAISNSFGFGGHNGVICMKKWEEN; from the coding sequence ATGAAACGAGTTGTAATAACAGGAATGGGAGCGGTGACTCCTTTAGGAAATACGGTAAAAGAGTATTGGCAAAATCTAGTCAATGGAACATTAGGAATCGCTAAAATTACAAAATTTGATTCTGAAGATACTGGTGTTGCACTTGCAGGCGAAGTAAAAGATTTTGATCCAAGCGAAGTGCTAGAGCGTAAAGAGCAAAAACGGATGGATTTATTTTCTCAATATGGCGTTGTGGCTGCAATGGAAGCCTGGAAAATGAGCGGCTTAACATCAGAAACCATTGATCCTAAACGTTTTGGCGTGATCGTAGGTAGCGGCATTGGTGGAATGACCACGTTACAAGATCAAGTCAGAGTGATGGATAAAAAAGGCGCTAAACGAGTGACACCGTTTTTTGTTCCGATGGTGATCGCAAATATGGCTTCAGGAAATATTTCAATCAAACTAGGTGCAAAAGGACCTTCTCAAACAATCGTTACAGCCTGTGCATCAGCAACTAATGCCATCGGCGAAGCATTCCGTACCATCAAATACGGATTGGCTGATATGATGATCACTGGTGGAACGGAAGCGACGATTTGTGAAATCGGTATAGCTGGTTTTGCTGCCTTGAGTGCGTTGAATACGACAGAAGATCCAGCAAGAGCGTCGATTCCATTTGATAAGGAAAGACACGGTTTTGTGATGGGTGAAGGTGCTGGTATGTTAATGTTAGAAGAACTTGAGCATGCGCAAAAACGTGGTGCGACGATCTTAGGAGAAATCGTAGGTTACGGCAGTAATTGTGATGCTAGTCATATGACAGCACCGTTAAAAGACGGTAGTGGCGCAGCAGATGCTATTGAATTGGCTTTAGCAGAAGCGGCGATCGATGCGTCTGCTGTAGGATATGTCAATGCGCATGGGACATCAACGCCTGCCAATGATGCGGCTGAAACTGCTGCGTTAAAACGGGTGTTTGGAGAGCGTGCTTATGATATTCCAATCTCAAGCACGAAAAGCATGACAGGGCACCTTTTAGGAGCTGCTGGTGGTATTGAAGCGATTGCTTGTGTGAAAACATTACAAGAAGGTGTTGCCCATCCGACAGTCGGTTATCAAGTAGAGGATCCAGAGTGTGATTTAGATTATGTAACAGAAGGCTCACGCCCCGTACAAGCAGAATATGCAATCAGCAATTCATTTGGCTTTGGCGGACATAACGGCGTTATTTGTATGAAGAAATGGGAGGAAAACTAA
- a CDS encoding beta-hydroxyacyl-ACP dehydratase, whose amino-acid sequence MTRLMNATEIMEMIPNRYPICFIDYVDEIIPEKKIIATKNVTINEEFFQGHFPGNPTMPGVLIIEALAQVGSILILKMEQFNGETAYIGGINKAKFRQKVVPGDVLKLHFEIVKIRDYVGIGKATAFVEDKKVCECELTFIVGR is encoded by the coding sequence ATGACAAGATTAATGAATGCAACAGAAATTATGGAAATGATTCCAAACCGTTACCCAATTTGTTTTATCGATTATGTGGATGAAATCATTCCAGAGAAAAAAATCATCGCTACAAAAAACGTAACGATCAATGAAGAATTTTTCCAAGGACACTTCCCTGGAAACCCAACAATGCCAGGTGTTTTGATTATTGAAGCATTAGCTCAAGTTGGTTCGATCTTGATTTTGAAAATGGAACAGTTTAACGGAGAAACAGCTTATATCGGTGGAATCAATAAAGCAAAATTCCGTCAAAAAGTCGTTCCAGGAGATGTGTTGAAACTACATTTTGAAATCGTGAAAATTAGAGACTACGTTGGAATTGGGAAAGCGACAGCTTTTGTCGAAGATAAAAAAGTTTGTGAATGTGAATTGACTTTTATTGTGGGTAGATAA